A window of Eucalyptus grandis isolate ANBG69807.140 chromosome 4, ASM1654582v1, whole genome shotgun sequence genomic DNA:
GCCCGCATCGAGCAGCTCCTTGAGTTGTTTCCTTAGTTCTTCCAACTCGGGTGGTGCCATGCGGTAGGTGCTTGGCGCGGTGGTGGCGTCGGGCACAAGCTCGATCCGGTGATCTACCTCCCTCTTGGGTGGCGGCTTCTTGGTAGCTCGAAGGCATGGCGTCCTTGGGCAGTGAGGACTTGGGTTGCTTCCATCGGGACTTCCTCCCCTTCACCCTTGCCGTCTTCGATCTTCAAGGCCCCGCCGGGAAGGTCACCTCACCCTTCCTTGCTCCTTTGGTGAGTCGGATGGCCGAGATCATTTTTGATCACGCTCCGACTCACGATGGACGGAATCACGCATTGGCTACCCTTGTCCAACACGCATATACATTCCGCAAAGGAACAACAGACATGGATTCTATCTAGGAACTTAATTCCAATGACAAGATCATAATCGTCAAGTGGAATTACCTCTAAGTTTCCTTGCCTCTCCATGACCAGTGTAGCTCCACATCCCTTGCAACCCCGATCGCGGGGACTTCCTTGAGTTCACGGTCTTGAGCCAACCGGTTCCCTTCTCAACCCGTAGGTTAAGTTTCTTCGCGGCCTCCTCAGAGATGAAGATGTCGGATGCTCCCGTGTCCACCAGCGCACTCACCGTGGTCACCCCGATCTTCACGTCCCGAACATCAAACCCTTTAGGTTCTTTGGCCTTCTTGGCCTTGATCGTGCTAAGGAGCGCACGATCCCACCGCGCTTCCTCCCTAGGCTCGTCCTCTTTGCAAAGAGCAGCCAGCTTGGCTTTGTTCGGGCAATCTCGCCATATGCGGACCGTCGCAAAAAAACAGCTATACGAGCGTACCTTCCTTTGCCCACCTCCGTTTTGTCCCGCATTAGCCCGGTGAGGATGAGGACCATTCGGCGGTCTAGCTCCGGTCGGGCGGTTGTTGAATCTGCGATCTCCCCACCGATGCCTTTGTCCCTTGGACGGGTGTCAGTCGGGATGTGGAAGCGACGCCTTGTACTCCACAGTGGCTCGGCTACGGTCATGGCCGTAGTGAGATCTCCCACGTTGTACGCTTCAATTCTTGCTTCGTCCATGGCAAGAGACCACCCATGAGCTGGTGAAACGCTTCAACTTCATTCATCGGGGATTTGGAGTAGCAGCTCCAAGAACCGCTTGATGTAGTCGCGCACACCACCTTTTTGCTCGAGCGTTTCAGCTCGTCACGAGCTTCCTCCTCATAGCGGGAAAATAGTTCCGTCGGAACTCTTGACAAAGCCTACCCAGTCGCGATAGGATTCCCGCACCTATCGTCGACCGACAAACGCCACCACAACAAAGCACTATCCGCTAAGTACATAGATGCGGTGTTTACCCGTGTTTGGTCGTCGTTGATTCCCATGGCTGAAGTATCGCTCCATGTACCAcgaaagttgtccacgtccttgGCCACCCGCGAGCCGGAATTCCTTTGGCTTCGGCGTGTCCACCCGTGGACCTTGCACCCGTGATGACACCGTTCACGCGTGCAGCTTGTGCCTCGCGACTTACCCGTAAGCTCGGCAATCTCCGCGCGCATGGCCGCCATTGCGGCTTCCAAGGGTTCGTACCTTTGTGTGAGTTCTTCTGTAGGGTCCCCGGCCAACTCATGGCGGAGTTCTCCCAtgccggtcttgagctcttgcacttcCGCAAACAGCTCCTCCCTTCCCGGCGTCAACTCCGTCCACGGTGCAGGTCGGGTCATCAACCGATCCTTGGACATCGGAGGACGAACAGCTCTAGCTTCGCCATCCGttgtgcaagatcccccatagGCTCTTTTGAACCACCACGGGCTTTCTTCCCTCGGCCACCGCCCTTCTCGGCGTTCCGCCCACGATCAGCGCCGTCTTCACCCAGGACCAACGCCTCATCAGATCGTGGATCAGCCATTACACTTGCGCTTGGATCGCAAATCAGCTacgataccacttgtcacgggacGATCGATCAACTACGGATCAACTCTCGGTTCAccgtgcggccttaaggtttACCCCAAGCGGCCTttcacactcgactcacaacgaacttctagagagagaaacacttgatgagagagaagctctggattttcatatatgttgtgaatgaattacaatgagggaggacaccctttatatacaagtatacgACAAACCCTAcccgtagatctcccttagatctaagCGGTGGAGtgcacctccccatctaccaaccacTTGCATTCATAGCTAACTACCAGCTATATGCATTTATGgccaactaccagctactcgcatttataaTGTATGCGTACAAATACGGTATCACCCGCCCCTAGGAGAATACTGTACATCTCGGGGACATAGGTCGAGGGTCATCACGTGTCACGCCCGTGCcatggaaacctcttggacatgctaactttcggcccgtgacacaagcatgacatgcacatgacctttttgtattttctttattgaattcagaattaattaaataacccaatttaaacatgcaagttatcctagaaaagaaaatccactTTATTCGAAAagatatttttggtattttattaaattcgGAATTAGAAATTACTCTAAATATGCAACACTatctaaaaaaatctatttcgatttattttctaatttatttttttggattttttctttaaaaagaaaaaccaattcaaatcaaacaaaaatagaaagaaatcaAATCCTCATCAAATACGGCATCAAATCACATGAGATATTATCAATATCCGTataatttcagaaataaattgacgaatcatgtCTCGGGCATGAGATCGCATTCATCAATTTTTCGTGCAAATGCatatgatatttcaattatggGATCAGATTAATGATTTTCTGTACAATTGCAAATCGTATCTCAGGCATgagttcaaattcttcattgTATACACGTTGTGAAGTTAGGAGAATTTCCTTATTCACAGAAATTCATAAGATTTCTTTTGGATGTGACAATATTGAccaaatattcaaataaaacCGCTATTTTACAAACTAGGCATCAAGATGTATGAAAATCGAATTAGTCGAGATTCTTAACTAATTCATGATATGCTCAGATAGCGCTTCTAAATCTGGACTCGTCGGATGGTGGGATCGGCAATGGCTCACGGTGATCAGCAGTGCAACGGTTCGGTGGTTGGGATCGGCCTAAACAACGTGAGAAATTGGCATTCTCAACGTGAGGAGCTCCTAAACGGGGAAGGCAATCACGAGCTTTGAGAGTTCTTCGGACAAGGATGAACGACTTGCTGGAGCAGGCTGAGTGCGTTCGGCACAATAAAAGCTCGCCGAGATGCTGTGATAATTATGGAACTCGTTTGAGTGGCTGCTAGGTGTAAAGCCTGGATCGGCAACCGCCTGGAATTTCACCGAGAAGCCTGCAAAGGACAAACAAATCAATGGGTCTCGCCGGCGGTGTTCGAGGGACCTGCAAGGAAAAATAACCAAGCTCGGTGTTGTCTATTCTTCTTCTAAAGGGTCCGCACATGGCCAGACGTTCCCCAACTCTTTACGATCTCCTTgccaaaaaaatattcttttgcaTCCATCAAGTAAGATCACAAAACCCAAAACATTATTGTCAAGTTTGgacaaaatccaaaagaaaacaaatccaccATTTGAACTTATGACTGAGCAAACATCAGCCTCTTCTTCTAGCTCACGGCAAAGTTGGTTTTTGGAAGACAGGGCACGCGAAGTTGTTCGAGCACGACAAGGACGACAACCGGTGATCTTTTGCTGCTGTGATTCGTCGTCCGTGACTGGGTTCAACAGGGCCGATGCCGAATCTGCTTGGCTCGTCAGAAACCAGAAACCTTTATGGGGAGTGCAAACCGCCACAACAGCAGCGACGGAAGGAGATTGGCCCAGTGAACAGCAACAAAACTCACGGGACTTCCACCTTTGCGGACAGTTGCAACATTAGACAATTGGTACAGTGTGCAATAGTTAATATATTACAATTGTATCATAACTAATTTACTAAattttttgagtgaaaataagtCTCACTAGATATGTTGACAAGCTTGAACTAGGATTCCTCTTGGTAATCTCTCCATATGAAAGAATCACGTTTCTGTTGTGCACTTCCAACATAATTTTATTCTTAGTTGGTGACCAGTTAAAACCAATTTCAAAGTTGTCATAAAACAACTACATATGAAAAATGGTTGAGTTCTTCAACTCTAAAACTGAGGAATTTTGGGATCTGTGTATTGAAAGTCCTATAACTTATCATAACTTATCATCAAAGTATAATTAAGtattaaaacttgcaaaaagtgcaatcaaatcttaaaatttgtcaaattagttcAATCAAGTCTTTTCATTAACTTTATTCAATTTCGTTAACAGAGAACACTgacgtgacttttttttttttttaaattgttacTTTCATACGACTAagatatcttttaaaaaaaaaaaaagacgaaagtCATGAGCAGGGCTGCAAGCCCTCGCCAATCCCAAGTAGCAACTTCAATGCTTCTAAGATAACTTCGTCAGATTAAATTATTATGCAGGATTCAACGCATCTAAGTTGGGATTAGTCCTTAAGACTTGGCTTCTCGAATAAGCAGAGTTTCTTTACCCGTTTGACGCATTCGAAGGGCTTTACCCATTTTATAAAAAAGGGTGCCTTTCCTTTCTGAAAGTGCAAGTCAGCAATTGACGCTTCGTCTGCCCAAACTCCAGTGCCTATATTAGGAAGGTGAGGTTGCTCTATGACATAATGCAAGGGCCTCAACCCCAAGCAGACCCTACCTTCATCGAAATTTTCAAGTATGGTTTGACATGAAATCCATGAATATACTAGTCTTCTTCTTGCTCGGCTGCCTCTCTTTGGAGTCGGTTTTGTCAAGTCTCAGGAGCTTCGAAGCAATCTTCAACTTCGGCAACTCTCTGTGCGACACTGGAAACTTCCTCCTTTCTGGGGCACCCACATTTCCAGTCATCGAAAAGCACCCTTATGGAGAGACTTTCTTCTACCACACAACCGGTCGATTTTCAAACGGACGCCTCATTGTTGATTTCATAGGTATTCCATGttctctcttcaatttcttctctatCAGAATATTAACGATGTATTTTTAATCTCCCGATGGACGTAAAATGTGAGAATGCAGCTAAAGCATTTGGACTACTATATCTTCCACCATATCTAGCAGTAGCCAAAGGTCCACCTGTTGGTACAGGAGTGAACTTCGCAGTTGCTGGTGCCACAGAGATCGACTCGTCTTTCTTCTCTGCTCAGAAAATTGTGTTGTGGACAAATGACTCGTTGAGTGTTTAGCTTGGCTAGTTCAAGAATTTGAAGTCATCTCTCTGCACCACCAAACAAGGTAAATCTCTACCTTTTATCATTATTAATTCCTTGATTTTTATGatcggttttaatttttctcatgtttttcatttttttatttcacgtCATCACTTTTTGTCCAGCCATTGCCGAGAGGCCGTCCACTTCAGTAATTCTACACATATTTGGATAAAAAGCAATTACATAAGCCAGATGAACTGATGCATGCAATATGTATCTTTTGACACATTAGGGAAATACCTGTAAAAAGTGAGATGTGTACACACTAGTTGTCATAGAGATGTATTCAATGACGGACCAAAGAAGGGACTGGAGATGTCTGTCACTTCCTTCTGCTACTTGGTGCTTAGTATTactttcatgaaatttgtgCTATATTTTATCAACTTGAAGATGAAAAATAATTCATTCTCTAACCTCAATGAGCTATgttataagttttaagacttaattacatttttattataagttttaggactatcAATGCAGTTATTTTCAAGTAATATATATGTGTGCGTGCGTGTGTGGGCATGCGCGTATGTTGCTTTTTGCCCATCATTGAGCAAAGGGACTTTTGGCtataataatcaaaatagatGTGCCAATGACCTTATGTGCCCTCATTTCTATTTTGACATctcataatttagaaaataggCATAATGTAGTTTTATGATCTCGGGCCTTGCATCGATCAAACAGTCATCAAGCATGCATCTTGTCAAAGATTGT
This region includes:
- the LOC120292485 gene encoding GDSL esterase/lipase At5g45910-like gives rise to the protein MNILVFFLLGCLSLESVLSSLRSFEAIFNFGNSLCDTGNFLLSGAPTFPVIEKHPYGETFFYHTTGRFSNGRLIVDFIAKAFGLLYLPPYLAVAKGPPVGTGVNFAVAGATEIDSSFFSAQKIVLWTNDSLSV